GAGACATTGCGGCTGGTCGAAGATTCGTGCCCCGTGCTCGACCGCGCCGCCTTTCGGGTCACTTGCCGCGTAATAGAGCCGCGCGATTCGCGCATGGACGATGGCGCCGGCGCACATCGCACAGGGCTCCAGCGTCACCCACAGGTCGCAATCGGTCAGTCGATCGGTGCCCAGCCTCTCGCAGGCGGCGCGGATCGCCAGGATCTCGGCATGGGCGGTGGGATCCCTCGTGGCTCGGGGAGCATTGCCCCCCGAGCCGAGGATTTCGCCATCGCGCATCACGACCGCTCCCACCGGAACCTCGCCCGAATCGCGCGCGGCACGCGCGATCTCGAGCGCCGCGTTCAT
The genomic region above belongs to Qipengyuania spongiae and contains:
- a CDS encoding nucleoside deaminase, whose translation is MFDSRPMNAALEIARAARDSGEVPVGAVVMRDGEILGSGGNAPRATRDPTAHAEILAIRAACERLGTDRLTDCDLWVTLEPCAMCAGAIVHARIARLYYAASDPKGGAVEHGARIFDQPQCLHRPETYSGIRESEAAALLRDFFRARR